One genomic region from Streptomyces sp. NBC_00457 encodes:
- a CDS encoding glycoside hydrolase family 19 protein, whose protein sequence is MSRRPISAALTVLALAASAPVLLPAAQASAAACSSYPSWVAGRSYNAGDIVRYTDGKAYIAEHANPGYDPIISTWYWEPYACDNGSDTPAATFVVSEAQFNQMFPNRNSFYTYSGLTAALSAYPGFANTGSDTVKKQEAAAFLANVSHETGGLVHIVEQNQANYPHYCDWSQPYGCPAGQAAYYGRGPIQLSWNFNYKAAGDALGLDLLGNPWLVQNDAAVAWKTGLWYWNTQSGPGTMTPHNAMVNQAGFGQTIRSINGSLECDGKNPAQVQSRVDNYNRFTSILGVSPGGNLYC, encoded by the coding sequence GTGTCGAGGCGCCCTATCTCCGCCGCACTGACCGTTCTCGCCTTAGCCGCGAGCGCGCCAGTGCTCCTCCCCGCCGCCCAGGCGTCTGCCGCCGCGTGCTCCAGCTACCCGAGCTGGGTGGCCGGGCGGTCGTACAACGCCGGAGACATCGTCCGCTACACCGACGGCAAGGCGTACATCGCCGAGCACGCCAACCCGGGCTACGACCCGATCATCAGCACCTGGTACTGGGAGCCGTACGCCTGCGACAACGGCTCCGACACGCCAGCCGCCACCTTCGTGGTGAGCGAGGCGCAGTTCAACCAGATGTTCCCGAACCGGAATTCGTTCTACACGTACAGCGGCCTGACCGCCGCGCTGAGCGCCTACCCGGGCTTCGCCAACACCGGCAGCGACACGGTGAAGAAGCAGGAGGCCGCCGCCTTCCTCGCCAACGTCAGCCACGAGACCGGCGGGCTGGTCCACATCGTCGAGCAGAACCAGGCCAACTACCCGCACTACTGCGACTGGAGCCAGCCCTACGGCTGCCCGGCGGGCCAGGCCGCCTACTACGGGCGCGGCCCGATCCAGCTGTCCTGGAACTTCAACTACAAGGCGGCGGGCGACGCGCTCGGCCTGGATCTGCTGGGCAACCCCTGGCTGGTGCAGAACGACGCGGCTGTGGCCTGGAAGACCGGCCTGTGGTACTGGAACACCCAGTCCGGCCCCGGCACCATGACCCCGCACAACGCCATGGTCAACCAGGCCGGCTTCGGCCAGACGATCCGCTCCATCAACGGCTCCCTGGAGTGCGACGGCAAGAACCCGGCCCAGGTGCAGAGCCGCGTCGACAACTACAACCGCTTCACCTCGATCCTCGGCGTCTCACCCGGCGGCAACCTCTACTGCTGA
- a CDS encoding response regulator transcription factor, with amino-acid sequence MIRVLLVDDQPLIRSGFRALLDLEDDIEVVAEAADGTEGLALIKEQLPDVALIDIQMPVMDGIEATRRIAADPALAGVHVVMLTNYGMDEYVFEALRAGAAGFLVKDIVPEDFLHAVRVAARGDALLAPSITRKLIHRYVTQPLPTAGAALTELTGREREAVTLVAQGLSNDQIADRMVISPMTAKTHINRAMTKLHTRDRAQLVVLAYESGLVIPRNH; translated from the coding sequence ATGATCCGTGTCCTGCTGGTCGACGACCAGCCGCTCATCCGCAGCGGTTTCCGCGCACTGCTCGACCTCGAGGACGACATCGAGGTGGTCGCCGAGGCCGCCGACGGCACGGAGGGCCTGGCACTCATCAAGGAGCAGTTGCCCGACGTCGCGCTCATCGACATCCAGATGCCGGTCATGGACGGCATCGAGGCGACCCGGCGCATCGCCGCGGACCCCGCCCTGGCCGGTGTGCACGTCGTCATGCTGACCAACTACGGCATGGACGAGTACGTCTTCGAAGCGCTGCGCGCCGGTGCCGCCGGGTTCCTGGTCAAGGACATCGTGCCGGAGGACTTTCTGCACGCCGTACGGGTCGCCGCCCGCGGCGACGCCCTGCTCGCCCCGTCCATCACCCGCAAGCTGATCCACCGGTACGTCACCCAGCCCCTCCCCACCGCCGGCGCCGCGCTCACGGAGCTGACCGGCCGGGAACGCGAGGCGGTCACCCTGGTCGCACAGGGCCTGTCCAACGACCAGATCGCCGACCGCATGGTGATCAGCCCGATGACCGCGAAGACCCACATCAACCGGGCGATGACGAAACTCCACACCCGCGACCGCGCCCAACTCGTCGTCCTCGCCTACGAGTCCGGCCTGGTCATCCCGCGCAACCACTGA
- a CDS encoding sensor histidine kinase: MDTRRFRVPAGAMDWAIAVSVAALLLGTGLAGQHPTGERELIGSVLLAAGGLALVARRRAPIAVLAVTGLCAVGYEAAGFDVLAVSYLVAVYGAVRAGHRALTVAASVALLVVLPLTALAFRDGPAREAFSQARNVLEIAWLIAAFAAGEALRQAERRADEAERTREETARRRADEERLHIARELHDSLTHQISIIKVQSEVAVHVARRRGEQVPEPLLAIQAAGREATRELRATLEALRDDDTTPPQGLDHVPELVERARSMGLDATLTIEGQRHDVPAAVGRTAYRIVQEALTNTARHAGATTAAVRIDYRPGTLAVQVDDDGKATPDDAPAPGLGLLGMRERVTALGGRLRAQPRSEHGFTVQAELPVERGS, encoded by the coding sequence ATGGACACACGGCGTTTTCGTGTCCCGGCCGGTGCCATGGACTGGGCGATCGCCGTCAGCGTGGCGGCACTGCTGCTGGGCACCGGGTTGGCCGGTCAGCACCCGACCGGGGAGCGCGAGCTGATCGGCTCCGTGCTGCTGGCGGCCGGTGGTCTGGCGCTGGTCGCGCGTCGCAGGGCTCCGATTGCCGTACTGGCGGTCACCGGCCTGTGCGCGGTGGGCTACGAGGCCGCCGGTTTCGACGTACTCGCCGTCTCCTACCTGGTCGCGGTGTACGGCGCCGTACGGGCCGGGCACCGGGCCCTGACGGTGGCGGCATCCGTGGCCCTGCTCGTCGTCCTCCCCCTCACGGCCCTCGCCTTCCGTGACGGGCCCGCGCGCGAGGCGTTCTCACAGGCCCGGAACGTACTCGAGATCGCCTGGCTGATCGCCGCCTTCGCCGCCGGTGAGGCGCTGCGGCAGGCCGAGCGGCGGGCGGACGAAGCCGAGCGCACCCGGGAGGAGACGGCGCGGCGCCGCGCCGACGAGGAGCGGCTGCACATCGCGCGGGAGCTGCATGATTCGCTCACCCACCAGATTTCGATCATCAAGGTGCAGTCCGAAGTCGCCGTCCACGTGGCCCGCAGGCGGGGCGAACAGGTGCCGGAGCCCCTGCTGGCGATCCAGGCGGCCGGCCGTGAGGCGACCCGGGAGCTGCGCGCGACCCTGGAGGCTCTGCGCGACGACGACACGACGCCGCCGCAGGGCCTCGACCATGTGCCGGAGCTCGTGGAGCGCGCCCGTTCGATGGGCCTGGACGCGACGCTGACGATCGAAGGGCAACGGCACGACGTGCCGGCCGCGGTGGGCCGTACCGCCTACCGCATCGTCCAGGAGGCGCTGACCAACACCGCCCGGCACGCCGGTGCGACGACCGCGGCGGTCCGGATCGACTACCGGCCCGGCACCCTTGCCGTCCAGGTGGACGACGACGGCAAGGCCACGCCCGATGACGCCCCGGCGCCCGGCCTCGGGCTGCTCGGCATGCGCGAACGCGTCACCGCCCTCGGGGGCCGGCTGCGCGCGCAGCCGCGTTCCGAGCACGGCTTCACCGTCCAGGCCGAACTCCCCGTGGAACGAGGATCATGA
- a CDS encoding DUF6223 family protein codes for MSTADALMVAAEGGVIGDGRTGANLALGVGLIGVALGWLTLARVAGRISTGNAHTGAVSAMAVGLVGTALAVLHLATSSGGPGTGNGMVGAVGAIPLGLIAMALGRRALTRSRRAERTADRSAHEREFGSA; via the coding sequence ATGAGCACAGCAGATGCCCTGATGGTGGCCGCCGAGGGCGGAGTCATCGGCGACGGACGGACCGGGGCCAACCTGGCCCTCGGGGTGGGCCTGATCGGCGTGGCCCTCGGCTGGCTGACCCTGGCCCGGGTCGCCGGCCGTATCAGCACCGGCAACGCACACACCGGCGCCGTATCGGCCATGGCGGTGGGGCTGGTCGGCACCGCCCTCGCGGTGCTGCATCTGGCCACCTCCAGCGGCGGTCCCGGCACCGGCAACGGGATGGTGGGAGCCGTTGGGGCCATCCCACTGGGACTGATCGCCATGGCCCTCGGCCGACGCGCGCTCACCCGCTCCCGACGCGCGGAGCGGACCGCGGACCGCTCCGCACACGAGCGGGAGTTCGGGTCCGCCTGA
- a CDS encoding acyltransferase family protein translates to MSTSHPSTADEDTKQSPGEQAAAPLVASSAERRRGGGRGFSSALRGGRVAGLDGLRTVAVALVIVYHVEPDWVPGGSVAVDVFFTISGFVITRLLVAEFARTGRIGLGPFYRRRWLRLGPAVLAMCAVTALLSVALPLPLFDGAWMAAALAAVSVVNLVRAGEAGPYSDLTAPLSHTWSLGVEEQFYLAWPLLLLVLLRHMTARKALVCVAGLCVLPVLWRLALWDPTAAHRIYNGPDTRADQLLAGALLALVLARLRADDPRLALLRRWAARLCWPALAVLGLIAWQIPITEPSGWNPVWYTVGLLAAAVLSAVVVATLDLCPQTWPSRLLSVPALAWVGRNLSYGLYLWHYPVIRLLSDLGVDGDRLLPAGIAATIAAALASYVLIERPLVRRDRLRVRRLEPAVASVR, encoded by the coding sequence ATGAGCACTTCCCATCCGAGCACGGCAGACGAGGACACCAAGCAGAGCCCCGGCGAGCAGGCGGCGGCGCCGCTCGTCGCGTCGTCGGCGGAACGGCGAAGAGGCGGTGGGCGGGGCTTTTCGTCGGCGCTGCGTGGTGGGCGGGTGGCGGGGCTGGACGGATTGCGGACGGTCGCGGTGGCGTTGGTGATCGTCTATCACGTGGAGCCGGACTGGGTGCCCGGCGGCTCGGTGGCGGTGGACGTCTTCTTCACGATCAGCGGTTTCGTCATCACCCGGCTGCTGGTCGCCGAGTTCGCACGTACCGGTCGCATCGGCCTGGGGCCGTTCTACCGGCGGCGTTGGCTGCGGCTGGGGCCGGCCGTGCTGGCGATGTGCGCGGTCACCGCCTTGCTGTCCGTGGCGCTCCCGCTGCCGCTGTTCGACGGGGCGTGGATGGCGGCGGCGCTGGCCGCGGTCTCGGTGGTCAATCTCGTACGGGCCGGGGAGGCCGGGCCGTACTCCGACCTCACCGCGCCACTCAGCCACACCTGGTCCCTGGGGGTGGAGGAGCAGTTCTATCTGGCCTGGCCGCTCCTGCTGCTGGTGCTGCTACGGCACATGACGGCGCGGAAGGCCCTGGTCTGCGTCGCGGGACTGTGCGTCCTGCCGGTGCTCTGGCGGCTGGCGCTCTGGGATCCGACGGCGGCGCACCGCATCTACAACGGCCCCGACACCCGCGCCGACCAACTCCTCGCCGGGGCGCTGCTTGCCCTGGTCCTGGCCCGGCTGCGCGCCGACGACCCCCGGCTGGCGCTGCTGCGCCGATGGGCGGCACGGCTGTGCTGGCCCGCGCTCGCGGTGCTGGGGCTGATCGCCTGGCAGATCCCGATCACCGAACCCAGCGGGTGGAACCCCGTGTGGTACACGGTCGGACTGCTGGCCGCCGCCGTTCTGTCGGCCGTCGTCGTGGCCACGCTGGACCTGTGCCCGCAGACGTGGCCCTCCCGTCTGCTGTCGGTGCCCGCCCTGGCATGGGTCGGACGCAACCTCAGCTACGGGCTGTACCTCTGGCACTATCCCGTCATCCGCCTGCTCTCCGACCTCGGCGTGGACGGCGACCGGCTGCTCCCCGCCGGCATCGCGGCGACGATCGCGGCGGCCCTCGCCTCGTACGTCCTCATCGAGCGGCCCTTGGTACGGCGCGACCGGCTCCGCGTACGGAGATTGGAGCCGGCGGTCGCTTCGGTGCGCTGA
- a CDS encoding MMPL family transporter, with the protein MATFLYRIGRWAFRRRRRVLGLWLGVLVLAGLAAALAPAAEEEDLSMPGTESQKAFDLLDERFPESNSQGAEARLVFRAPDGQRVTAREHKAAVEDTLGSLDGGDQVASATDPFETGAVSKDGTIAYSTITYTADAVDLTEPTKSALENAASQARDAGLTVEIGGSALESEESPGGTTEIIGVAVAALVLILALGSLVAAGLSLLTAFVGVAIAFGLVSALAVPLGLTSTVAILALMLGLAVGIDYALFITSRFRDELAQGSEPEEAAGRAVGTAGSAVVFAGATIIIALVGLGVVGIPELTKMGLGGAGAVALAVLVALTLVPALFGFFGRRILSRAVRKATRPGSGRPHPVPTAAGRPGLGTRWARFVLRRPVPVLMIAGLGLGAVALPVLSLELGLPGDESKSVETTQRRAYDLLSEGFGPGFNGPLTVVVDTSSSSGSADALATTDQVAKTLRGVEGVASVGDPVLNETKDTAVLTAVPQTAPNSGETKDLVNAIRGAVSGVEADTGAGVHVTGKTALNIDISEAMSDALIPYLTVVIGLAVLLLMVVFRSILVPVKAALGFLLSVGAAFGVLVAVFQWGWAADVIGIEQTGPVMSLMPILIIGIVFGLAMDYEVFLLTRMREAYVHGVSPGEAIVNGFRHSGRVVAAAAIIMVSVFAGFIGMSNPTIQTMGVGLAAAVAFDAFVVRMAIVPAVLALLGHRAWWLPRILNRVLPNVDIEGEKLSRHVPASATEPDTAVTPLAVGRHQR; encoded by the coding sequence GTGGCGACATTTCTTTACCGGATCGGACGGTGGGCCTTCCGGCGGCGCCGGCGCGTACTGGGTCTGTGGCTGGGCGTCCTGGTGCTGGCCGGGCTCGCCGCCGCCCTGGCGCCGGCCGCGGAGGAAGAGGACCTCTCCATGCCCGGCACCGAGTCGCAGAAGGCGTTCGACCTGCTGGACGAGCGCTTCCCCGAGAGCAACTCCCAGGGCGCCGAGGCCCGCTTGGTGTTCCGGGCCCCGGACGGGCAGCGGGTGACGGCCAGGGAGCACAAGGCGGCCGTCGAGGACACGCTCGGCTCGCTGGACGGGGGCGATCAGGTCGCGTCGGCCACCGACCCCTTTGAGACCGGCGCTGTCAGCAAGGACGGCACCATCGCCTACTCCACGATCACCTACACCGCGGACGCCGTCGACCTGACCGAGCCGACGAAGAGCGCCCTCGAGAACGCCGCGAGCCAGGCCCGGGACGCAGGGCTGACCGTGGAGATCGGCGGCTCGGCGCTGGAATCGGAGGAGTCGCCGGGCGGTACGACGGAGATCATCGGTGTGGCGGTGGCGGCGCTGGTGCTGATCCTCGCCCTCGGGTCGCTGGTCGCGGCCGGACTGTCGCTGCTGACCGCCTTCGTGGGCGTGGCCATCGCCTTCGGCCTGGTCTCCGCGCTGGCCGTTCCGCTGGGCCTGACGTCCACCGTCGCCATCCTGGCGCTGATGCTGGGCCTTGCCGTCGGCATCGACTACGCACTCTTCATCACCTCCCGCTTCCGCGACGAACTCGCCCAGGGCAGCGAGCCGGAGGAGGCCGCCGGCCGGGCGGTGGGCACGGCCGGATCCGCCGTCGTCTTCGCCGGCGCGACCATCATCATCGCCCTGGTCGGGCTGGGGGTCGTCGGAATCCCCGAACTCACCAAGATGGGCCTGGGCGGCGCGGGCGCCGTGGCCCTTGCCGTCCTCGTCGCACTGACCCTGGTCCCCGCGCTGTTCGGCTTCTTCGGCCGGCGGATACTGTCCCGCGCCGTCCGCAAGGCCACCCGGCCGGGAAGCGGTCGCCCGCACCCGGTGCCCACCGCGGCCGGCCGGCCAGGGCTCGGGACCCGCTGGGCGCGGTTCGTGCTGCGCCGGCCCGTGCCCGTGCTGATGATCGCCGGACTCGGTCTCGGCGCCGTCGCCCTGCCGGTGCTGAGCCTCGAACTCGGGCTGCCCGGAGACGAGTCCAAGTCGGTGGAGACCACCCAGCGCCGTGCCTACGACCTGCTGTCGGAAGGCTTCGGCCCCGGCTTCAACGGCCCGTTGACCGTGGTCGTGGACACGTCTTCATCCTCGGGTTCCGCGGACGCCCTGGCCACCACGGACCAGGTCGCGAAGACCCTACGGGGAGTGGAGGGGGTTGCTTCGGTCGGTGATCCGGTTCTCAACGAGACCAAGGACACGGCCGTCCTCACCGCCGTGCCGCAGACCGCGCCGAACAGCGGCGAGACCAAGGACCTGGTGAACGCGATCCGGGGCGCGGTCTCCGGCGTCGAGGCCGACACGGGTGCCGGCGTCCACGTGACCGGCAAGACCGCGCTGAACATCGACATTTCGGAAGCCATGTCCGATGCCCTCATCCCGTATCTGACCGTGGTCATCGGCTTGGCGGTGCTCCTGCTGATGGTGGTCTTCCGCTCGATCCTGGTCCCGGTCAAGGCCGCGCTCGGCTTCCTGCTGTCGGTGGGCGCCGCCTTCGGCGTCCTCGTCGCCGTCTTCCAGTGGGGCTGGGCGGCAGACGTGATCGGCATCGAGCAGACCGGACCGGTCATGTCGCTGATGCCGATTCTCATCATCGGCATCGTGTTCGGCCTCGCCATGGACTACGAGGTCTTCCTCCTCACGCGGATGCGGGAGGCCTACGTCCATGGCGTGTCGCCCGGCGAGGCGATCGTCAACGGGTTCCGGCACAGCGGACGTGTGGTGGCCGCGGCGGCGATCATCATGGTCAGCGTGTTCGCCGGGTTCATCGGGATGAGCAACCCGACCATCCAGACGATGGGCGTCGGTCTGGCCGCCGCCGTGGCCTTCGACGCCTTCGTGGTCCGGATGGCGATCGTGCCCGCGGTCCTGGCGCTGCTCGGCCACCGGGCCTGGTGGCTGCCTCGTATCCTGAACCGTGTGCTGCCGAATGTGGATATCGAGGGCGAGAAACTGAGCAGGCATGTCCCGGCCTCCGCGACCGAGCCGGACACAGCGGTGACGCCGCTCGCCGTCGGCCGGCACCAGCGCTGA
- a CDS encoding sensor histidine kinase yields the protein MTNTGGGGPRPRGTWWREAAITATAFALCLLGGVVQVDDKPISPPPAAAYLIAVVSCAVLPLRHRTPLAAMAVTTVSGMLAAPSGLLLSPLIVAPAVITAYACAVRMERRAASAVLLIFTAMLVASTIPFGTNSWKDASRMGAVAAFPLVAGVLGNSAQNRRAYLAAVEERARRAEESRDSEARRRVSEERLRIARELHDLVAHQITLANAQATVADHLFDARPEQTRKSLKELVKTTGDALDDLRATVGLLRQSGDATAPAEPAPGLSRLPTLLESFRRAGLEVSVHQEGTARPLPPGVDLTAYRIVQEALTNVTKHAGTGSARVRLAWNRDRVTITVADDGSGARTGSTASAGPSVSKVPDRPPGYGLIGMRERATAVGGQLSAGRRPEGGFLVSTQLPLPPAEDATRRTDGATTIEGRMTDGVTGDGRTGDAETGDAS from the coding sequence ATGACGAACACGGGCGGCGGTGGCCCGCGACCACGCGGCACGTGGTGGCGGGAGGCGGCGATCACGGCGACGGCGTTCGCGCTCTGCCTGCTCGGCGGCGTGGTGCAGGTCGACGACAAGCCGATATCTCCGCCGCCCGCTGCCGCCTACCTCATCGCCGTGGTGTCCTGTGCCGTGCTGCCCCTGCGGCACAGGACACCCCTTGCCGCCATGGCGGTCACCACCGTGAGCGGGATGCTGGCCGCGCCGTCGGGTCTCCTGCTGAGCCCGCTCATCGTGGCCCCCGCCGTGATCACCGCCTACGCATGCGCCGTGCGTATGGAACGGCGCGCGGCGAGCGCGGTGTTGCTCATCTTCACCGCGATGCTGGTCGCCTCCACCATCCCGTTCGGGACCAACTCGTGGAAGGACGCGAGCAGGATGGGAGCGGTGGCGGCGTTCCCGCTGGTGGCCGGCGTACTCGGTAACTCGGCGCAGAACCGGCGGGCCTACCTGGCCGCGGTGGAGGAGCGGGCGCGGCGGGCCGAGGAGAGCCGGGACAGCGAGGCGCGCCGGAGAGTGTCCGAGGAACGGCTGCGCATCGCCCGGGAGTTGCACGACCTCGTGGCCCATCAGATCACCCTGGCCAACGCGCAGGCCACGGTCGCCGACCACCTCTTCGACGCCCGCCCGGAGCAGACCCGCAAGAGCCTGAAGGAACTCGTCAAGACCACCGGCGACGCGCTCGACGACCTACGGGCCACGGTCGGTCTGCTGCGCCAGTCCGGGGACGCGACCGCGCCCGCCGAACCGGCGCCCGGGCTTTCCCGGCTTCCCACGCTCCTCGAGTCCTTCCGCCGCGCGGGTCTTGAGGTGTCGGTGCACCAGGAGGGCACGGCCAGACCGCTGCCGCCGGGAGTGGACCTCACCGCCTACCGCATCGTCCAGGAGGCCCTGACCAACGTGACCAAGCACGCCGGTACCGGTAGCGCCCGGGTGCGTCTCGCCTGGAACCGAGATCGCGTGACCATCACCGTCGCCGACGACGGAAGCGGTGCCCGCACGGGGTCGACCGCGTCCGCGGGACCGAGTGTGTCCAAGGTGCCGGACCGACCGCCCGGCTACGGTCTGATCGGGATGCGTGAACGTGCCACCGCGGTCGGCGGACAACTCTCCGCGGGCAGGCGCCCGGAGGGCGGTTTCCTCGTCTCCACCCAACTGCCCCTCCCGCCCGCCGAAGACGCGACGCGGAGGACTGACGGAGCGACAACCATCGAGGGACGAATGACCGACGGAGTGACAGGCGACGGACGGACGGGCGACGCGGAGACCGGGGATGCGTCGTGA
- a CDS encoding response regulator transcription factor produces MTIRVLLADDQALLRGAFRMLLDTADDITVVGEAGDGREAVRLTRELRPDVVVMDIRMPEVDGLTATSEICADPELRASRILILTTYETDEHVAQALRAGAGGFIGKGIGAEDLADAVRTIAAGDTLLSPAATRSLVARFLATPDHAPPHDPEQLAVLTPREREMVTLVATGLSNQEIAERMFLSPFTVRAHVQRAMTKLEARDRAQLVVIAYRTGLAHATPDGDTDRSS; encoded by the coding sequence GTGACGATCCGCGTGCTCCTCGCCGACGATCAGGCCCTGCTGCGCGGTGCTTTCCGGATGCTTCTCGACACCGCCGACGACATCACCGTCGTCGGCGAGGCAGGCGACGGCAGGGAGGCGGTGCGGCTCACCCGGGAACTGCGCCCGGATGTCGTGGTCATGGACATCCGTATGCCCGAAGTGGACGGTCTCACCGCCACGTCGGAGATCTGCGCGGACCCGGAACTGCGGGCCAGCCGCATCCTGATCCTGACCACGTACGAGACCGACGAGCACGTCGCTCAGGCGCTGCGCGCGGGGGCCGGCGGTTTCATCGGCAAGGGCATCGGAGCCGAGGACCTGGCGGATGCCGTCCGTACGATCGCCGCCGGCGACACTCTTCTGTCCCCCGCCGCGACCCGCTCCTTGGTCGCCCGTTTCCTGGCCACACCGGACCATGCCCCGCCGCACGACCCCGAACAACTCGCCGTGCTCACCCCGCGCGAGCGCGAGATGGTGACCTTGGTCGCGACCGGCCTGTCCAACCAGGAGATCGCCGAGCGGATGTTCCTCAGCCCCTTCACCGTCCGCGCCCACGTGCAGCGCGCCATGACGAAGCTCGAGGCCCGCGACCGGGCCCAACTCGTCGTCATCGCCTACCGCACGGGCCTGGCCCACGCCACCCCCGACGGCGACACCGACCGCTCGTCGTAA
- a CDS encoding response regulator transcription factor, producing MSTSTSPPIRILLADDHLVVREGLAAILATQPDLTVVGEAASGTEAVHQTTSLAPDVVLMDLQMPGMDGTAATAAIRATQPEVRVLILTTYDTDADITAAVDAGAVGYLLKDTGRHELCEAVRTAARGGAALSPTVAAKVLAHMRGDRAAGLSGRELEVLSAVARGQSNKQIARALRLSEATVKTHLLHIYAKLDVADRTAAVTAALGRGIIRID from the coding sequence ATGAGCACTTCGACCTCCCCTCCGATCCGCATCCTCCTCGCAGACGACCACCTCGTCGTCCGCGAGGGGCTGGCCGCCATCCTCGCCACCCAGCCCGACCTCACGGTCGTCGGCGAAGCAGCCAGCGGTACCGAGGCAGTGCACCAGACCACCTCACTCGCACCCGATGTCGTCCTGATGGACCTGCAGATGCCCGGCATGGACGGCACGGCCGCGACCGCCGCCATCCGTGCCACCCAGCCCGAGGTGCGGGTCCTCATCCTGACCACCTACGACACGGACGCCGACATCACCGCAGCCGTCGACGCCGGCGCGGTCGGCTACCTGCTCAAGGACACCGGACGACACGAACTGTGCGAGGCCGTGCGTACCGCGGCCCGGGGAGGTGCGGCACTGTCCCCCACTGTGGCCGCCAAAGTTCTCGCCCACATGCGCGGTGACCGGGCTGCCGGGCTGTCCGGCCGGGAACTCGAAGTTCTGTCGGCCGTGGCCCGCGGGCAGAGCAACAAGCAGATCGCCCGCGCCCTGCGCCTGTCCGAGGCCACGGTCAAGACCCATCTGCTGCACATCTACGCCAAGCTCGACGTCGCCGACCGCACCGCCGCCGTCACCGCCGCACTGGGCCGCGGAATCATCCGCATCGACTGA
- a CDS encoding sensor histidine kinase, whose protein sequence is MALQQAWERARWKAVGQHTFFAVVLALSVLGALAGTDLTTGTALLRIGPAVGLAAWYAYWIALRGGAGRPPLPYLVGALAAWMAMSVVDPALLPVAVAVLTPYWLRRAWWSAGGVLVLGGAWSWQRFTTDGSADARILTGCVLGAALAVTIVCYVAALDHEGHKRQRLLDELTATQAERAAAERQAGTLAERQRLAREVHDTLTQGFASIAMLLDAARDDLSANSPAARRVEQAMRTARDNLAESRRLVQALRPAPLDRTHLADAVRELTTRLTEETGIEAYTVVTGQPVALTAGSEGELLRVVQEALTNARRHAHAVSVSVTLSYLGDTLAVDIQDDGTGFTPVARHAGIGLITMRERIAALDGTFAVESGVGEGTTVAVTVPLPVAPSVTVPADPSATEASPVAGTERMAPTP, encoded by the coding sequence ATGGCGCTGCAGCAGGCATGGGAGAGAGCACGGTGGAAGGCCGTGGGCCAGCACACCTTCTTCGCCGTCGTGCTCGCCCTGTCCGTGCTGGGTGCACTGGCCGGGACGGACCTGACGACCGGCACGGCACTGCTGCGGATCGGCCCGGCGGTGGGACTCGCCGCCTGGTACGCGTACTGGATCGCGCTGCGCGGCGGCGCCGGTCGCCCACCGCTGCCCTACCTCGTCGGGGCGTTGGCGGCGTGGATGGCCATGTCCGTGGTGGATCCCGCGCTGCTCCCGGTCGCCGTGGCCGTGCTGACGCCGTACTGGCTGCGACGGGCCTGGTGGTCGGCCGGCGGGGTGCTGGTGCTGGGCGGCGCCTGGTCGTGGCAGCGCTTCACCACGGACGGTTCCGCCGACGCGCGCATACTCACGGGCTGCGTGCTCGGTGCCGCGCTGGCGGTCACCATCGTCTGCTACGTCGCCGCCCTCGACCACGAGGGCCACAAGCGCCAGCGGCTCCTGGACGAGCTCACCGCCACACAGGCGGAACGAGCGGCAGCGGAACGCCAGGCGGGCACCCTGGCCGAACGTCAGCGCCTGGCCCGAGAGGTCCATGACACCCTGACCCAGGGCTTCGCGTCCATCGCCATGCTGCTGGACGCCGCCCGCGACGACCTGTCGGCCAACTCCCCCGCGGCCCGCCGCGTCGAGCAGGCCATGCGCACGGCCCGGGACAACCTGGCCGAGAGCCGCCGCCTCGTACAGGCCCTTCGCCCGGCGCCACTGGACCGTACGCACCTGGCGGACGCGGTCCGCGAACTCACCACCCGACTGACGGAGGAGACCGGCATCGAGGCCTACACGGTCGTGACCGGCCAACCGGTCGCCCTGACTGCCGGCAGCGAGGGCGAGTTGCTGCGGGTCGTGCAGGAGGCACTCACCAACGCCCGGCGGCACGCTCACGCGGTGAGCGTGTCGGTCACGCTGTCCTACCTCGGAGACACCCTGGCCGTCGACATCCAGGACGACGGCACCGGTTTCACGCCCGTAGCACGGCATGCCGGCATCGGGCTGATCACCATGCGCGAGCGCATCGCCGCCCTGGACGGCACGTTCGCGGTGGAAAGCGGCGTCGGCGAGGGTACGACCGTCGCTGTCACGGTGCCGCTCCCGGTCGCGCCTTCGGTGACCGTCCCGGCCGACCCTTCGGCCACCGAAGCCTCGCCTGTGGCCGGTACGGAGCGGATGGCCCCAACACCATGA